The following coding sequences are from one Dermacentor andersoni chromosome 5, qqDerAnde1_hic_scaffold, whole genome shotgun sequence window:
- the LOC126531215 gene encoding venom allergen 5-like isoform X1 produces MLSSGSRIASRFQMTRRTTILPLRFVLLAQAAVLLLFCSIRCAALNDEERANIVQLHNQIRNSVAMGKEKKWPAASDMLQMSYSLHLEELAKTHLSNCVFEPGCIGCHIGLDNRPGQNLYAMAGPANWSRAVNFWGEAPIDFVPPSEPGHPVRMRVSVLSQLLWSKSNKVGCAWKDCTSKTGNNMYLCNYMPAGNEMGGHVYMSGKPCSRCPKDTCCSHLCPHKTQPAYEGLCAPK; encoded by the exons GCGACGCACGACCATCCTGCCGCTCCGCTTTGTGCTGCTCGCGCAAGCCGCCGTGCTGCTGCTGTTCTGCAGCATCCGGTGCGCGGCGTTGAACGACGAGGAGCGCGCAAACATCGTCCAGCTGCACAACCAGATACGAAATTCGGTGGCCATGGGCAAGGAGAAGAAATGGCCGGCCGCGTCTGACATGCTGCAGATG AGCTACAGTCTACATTTGGAGGAGCTCGCCAAGACCCACTTATCGAACTGCGTGTTTGAGCCTGGCTGTATAGGCTGCCACATCG GTCTCGACAACCGGCCGGGACAGAACTTGTACGCCATGGCTGGTCCTGCCAATTGGAGCCGCGCGGTGAACTTCTGGGGCGAGGCACCCATCGACTTCGTGCCGCCCAGCGAGCCGGGACATCCCGTGCGCATGAGGGTCTCGGTGCTCAGCCAG CTTCTGTGGAGCAAATCAAACAAGGTCGGATGTGCCTGGAAGGACTGCACCTCTAAGACCGGCAACAACATGTACCTCTGCAATTACATGCCAGC GGGTAACGAGATGGGGGGCCACGTGTACATGAGCGGGAAGCCATGCAGCCGCTGTCCCAAGGACACCTGTTGCTCGCACCTCTGCCCGCACAAGACCCAACCTGCCTACGAGGGCTTATGCG CTCCCAAGTAG
- the LOC126531215 gene encoding CRISP/Allergen/PR-1-like isoform X3 gives MGKEKKWPAASDMLQMSYSLHLEELAKTHLSNCVFEPGCIGCHIGLDNRPGQNLYAMAGPANWSRAVNFWGEAPIDFVPPSEPGHPVRMRVSVLSQLLWSKSNKVGCAWKDCTSKTGNNMYLCNYMPAGNEMGGHVYMSGKPCSRCPKDTCCSHLCPHKTQPAYEGLCAPK, from the exons ATGGGCAAGGAGAAGAAATGGCCGGCCGCGTCTGACATGCTGCAGATG AGCTACAGTCTACATTTGGAGGAGCTCGCCAAGACCCACTTATCGAACTGCGTGTTTGAGCCTGGCTGTATAGGCTGCCACATCG GTCTCGACAACCGGCCGGGACAGAACTTGTACGCCATGGCTGGTCCTGCCAATTGGAGCCGCGCGGTGAACTTCTGGGGCGAGGCACCCATCGACTTCGTGCCGCCCAGCGAGCCGGGACATCCCGTGCGCATGAGGGTCTCGGTGCTCAGCCAG CTTCTGTGGAGCAAATCAAACAAGGTCGGATGTGCCTGGAAGGACTGCACCTCTAAGACCGGCAACAACATGTACCTCTGCAATTACATGCCAGC GGGTAACGAGATGGGGGGCCACGTGTACATGAGCGGGAAGCCATGCAGCCGCTGTCCCAAGGACACCTGTTGCTCGCACCTCTGCCCGCACAAGACCCAACCTGCCTACGAGGGCTTATGCG CTCCCAAGTAG
- the LOC126531215 gene encoding venom allergen 5-like isoform X2 — protein sequence MEQGDITRRRTTILPLRFVLLAQAAVLLLFCSIRCAALNDEERANIVQLHNQIRNSVAMGKEKKWPAASDMLQMSYSLHLEELAKTHLSNCVFEPGCIGCHIGLDNRPGQNLYAMAGPANWSRAVNFWGEAPIDFVPPSEPGHPVRMRVSVLSQLLWSKSNKVGCAWKDCTSKTGNNMYLCNYMPAGNEMGGHVYMSGKPCSRCPKDTCCSHLCPHKTQPAYEGLCAPK from the exons GCGACGCACGACCATCCTGCCGCTCCGCTTTGTGCTGCTCGCGCAAGCCGCCGTGCTGCTGCTGTTCTGCAGCATCCGGTGCGCGGCGTTGAACGACGAGGAGCGCGCAAACATCGTCCAGCTGCACAACCAGATACGAAATTCGGTGGCCATGGGCAAGGAGAAGAAATGGCCGGCCGCGTCTGACATGCTGCAGATG AGCTACAGTCTACATTTGGAGGAGCTCGCCAAGACCCACTTATCGAACTGCGTGTTTGAGCCTGGCTGTATAGGCTGCCACATCG GTCTCGACAACCGGCCGGGACAGAACTTGTACGCCATGGCTGGTCCTGCCAATTGGAGCCGCGCGGTGAACTTCTGGGGCGAGGCACCCATCGACTTCGTGCCGCCCAGCGAGCCGGGACATCCCGTGCGCATGAGGGTCTCGGTGCTCAGCCAG CTTCTGTGGAGCAAATCAAACAAGGTCGGATGTGCCTGGAAGGACTGCACCTCTAAGACCGGCAACAACATGTACCTCTGCAATTACATGCCAGC GGGTAACGAGATGGGGGGCCACGTGTACATGAGCGGGAAGCCATGCAGCCGCTGTCCCAAGGACACCTGTTGCTCGCACCTCTGCCCGCACAAGACCCAACCTGCCTACGAGGGCTTATGCG CTCCCAAGTAG